In one window of Cetobacterium sp. ZOR0034 DNA:
- a CDS encoding EAL domain-containing protein, with protein MRKVFVLYFLLLTQIIFSANYIPKNTKEEKILESYKGRQLVLGLKSSDFDNTMIDGESLNSIIEEMLVDYLNLNIRVIKSDWNEVITLYKNKEIDIMGTMTQNEQRKESSVFSLPIYDDLIYISSSSKGKFDPNNLESLNGKEIYATESSLYIEYLEKFLKYNDIDAKIIEVKDSYERKDKIFLTSKYNVLSWDESIKVGYLPDVSIALKKELGDLIEIINNALLEKYQGKINRHLERRTHITYQNKFMSSLTDEEKVYLQGLSQISIALDSNHTLSYYSKGLNKFIGVIPFFIENLSKRTGIKFKIINDKNNNWNNTYADFLNKKIRIVPLPENKEWNKKLIFTKAIYTPTLYKISSFYTHNTKVGVVKGSVEETFARDFYSNGDIKLYGNYDQLEKALNRHEINTALQFDINKMDTSKFRVDEFVKIPISLALHEEDAMLTNILNKGIKNGLNLKKLEEEANIIKKQEAFNEYQKFQMTNKILYILLGISCLLGMASIYKILSNYKVTRELKKDLITGLPNRTEFLNFISKRKILKGYAITMDIDNFKEINDKYGQASGDYLLKAVGQCLKKIFPEQYIYRVSGDEFDVFVQEEFLIERLNSLKEELKALKLAYQLDLSIGYYKKSGTEDLENAFKHAYMAMEEAKKRNGTYYLEATEELLKIKKREYSIKSLLRNKDLSGLYAVYQPKFDIKTKRVIGGESLARWSDKELGFISPAEFIPIAEEINLIHLVDYKIADETIKFIRDLKENELVDDEFKLSFNLSMNTLERDDVVQKIKELLEKNDVLGKWLEVEITESIFSTNLKTTLLKIDELKRLGLSLAMDDFTAGHSTVSLLPLLPLEVVKFDKGILDAIGTKDNLVASNIYSALIGLVKDLNVMIVAEGIETEAQLLFLASSNVRIGQGYIFSKPITKDEFEEKL; from the coding sequence ATGCGAAAGGTTTTTGTATTGTATTTTCTTTTATTAACTCAGATTATATTTTCTGCTAACTACATACCAAAAAATACTAAAGAGGAAAAGATATTAGAGAGTTATAAAGGGCGTCAGTTGGTTTTAGGATTAAAATCATCAGATTTTGATAATACTATGATTGATGGAGAGTCTTTGAATAGTATAATTGAAGAGATGTTAGTAGATTATCTAAATTTGAATATCAGAGTAATAAAGAGCGATTGGAATGAGGTAATCACACTTTATAAAAATAAAGAGATTGATATCATGGGAACAATGACTCAAAACGAGCAGAGAAAAGAAAGTTCTGTTTTCAGTTTACCTATATATGACGATTTAATATATATTTCATCTTCAAGTAAGGGGAAATTTGATCCAAATAATTTAGAATCTTTAAATGGAAAAGAGATATATGCAACAGAAAGCTCTCTTTATATTGAGTATTTAGAAAAATTTTTAAAATATAATGATATAGATGCAAAGATTATAGAAGTTAAAGATAGTTACGAAAGAAAAGATAAGATTTTTTTAACATCTAAATATAATGTCTTGAGTTGGGATGAAAGCATAAAAGTTGGTTATCTTCCAGATGTGTCAATAGCACTCAAAAAAGAGCTAGGAGATTTAATAGAGATTATAAATAATGCTCTTTTAGAAAAGTACCAAGGTAAAATAAATAGACATTTAGAAAGAAGAACACATATAACATATCAAAATAAATTTATGTCCTCTTTGACAGATGAGGAGAAGGTTTATCTTCAAGGATTATCACAAATCTCAATAGCTTTAGATTCAAATCATACTTTGAGCTATTACTCTAAAGGTTTGAATAAATTTATTGGTGTTATACCATTCTTTATTGAAAACTTATCAAAAAGAACAGGTATAAAATTTAAAATAATAAATGACAAAAATAATAATTGGAACAATACTTATGCAGATTTTTTAAATAAAAAAATAAGAATTGTTCCTCTTCCAGAGAATAAAGAGTGGAATAAGAAATTAATATTTACAAAGGCGATATATACTCCAACTTTGTATAAAATATCGAGCTTTTATACTCATAATACTAAAGTAGGCGTTGTAAAAGGATCTGTAGAAGAGACGTTTGCAAGGGATTTCTATTCAAATGGGGATATAAAGCTGTATGGAAATTATGATCAATTAGAAAAAGCTTTAAATAGACATGAGATAAACACAGCGCTACAATTTGATATAAATAAAATGGATACGAGCAAGTTCAGAGTTGATGAATTTGTAAAAATACCAATCTCCTTAGCTCTTCATGAAGAGGATGCGATGTTAACAAACATTTTAAATAAGGGGATAAAGAATGGATTAAATCTAAAAAAATTAGAAGAGGAAGCGAATATAATAAAAAAGCAGGAAGCTTTTAATGAATATCAGAAGTTTCAAATGACAAACAAAATATTGTATATTTTGCTAGGAATCTCATGCTTACTTGGAATGGCTTCTATCTATAAGATTCTTTCAAACTATAAAGTGACAAGAGAGTTAAAAAAAGATTTAATTACAGGACTGCCAAATAGAACGGAGTTTTTGAATTTTATTTCAAAGAGAAAAATTTTAAAAGGATATGCAATAACTATGGATATTGATAACTTTAAAGAGATAAATGACAAATATGGTCAAGCATCTGGAGATTATCTTTTAAAAGCTGTAGGACAGTGTTTAAAAAAAATATTCCCAGAGCAGTATATCTATAGAGTTTCTGGAGATGAGTTTGATGTATTTGTTCAAGAGGAGTTTTTAATAGAGAGATTAAACTCTTTAAAAGAGGAATTGAAAGCTTTGAAGTTAGCATATCAATTAGATTTGAGTATAGGTTACTATAAAAAGAGTGGAACAGAGGATTTAGAAAATGCTTTTAAACATGCTTATATGGCTATGGAGGAAGCAAAGAAAAGAAATGGAACTTATTATTTAGAAGCAACAGAGGAGCTTTTAAAAATAAAGAAGAGAGAGTATTCGATAAAATCTCTTTTAAGAAATAAAGATTTATCAGGACTTTATGCTGTGTATCAACCAAAGTTTGATATAAAAACAAAGAGAGTTATTGGTGGAGAAAGCTTAGCTAGATGGTCTGATAAAGAGCTAGGATTTATATCACCAGCTGAGTTTATTCCAATAGCTGAGGAGATAAATCTGATTCATTTAGTGGATTATAAAATAGCTGATGAGACTATAAAGTTTATTAGGGATTTAAAAGAGAATGAGTTAGTTGATGATGAGTTTAAGTTGTCATTCAATCTTTCTATGAATACTTTAGAAAGAGACGATGTTGTTCAAAAGATAAAAGAGCTGTTAGAAAAAAATGATGTTTTAGGAAAATGGTTAGAAGTTGAAATAACAGAATCGATTTTCTCAACAAATTTAAAAACTACACTATTGAAGATAGATGAATTAAAAAGACTCGGATTATCTCTCGCTATGGATGATTTCACAGCAGGGCATTCCACAGTTAGTTTACTTCCACTTTTACCACTTGAAGTTGTAAAATTTGATAAAGGTATACTAGATGCCATAGGAACAAAGGATAACTTAGTAGCTTCTAATATCTATAGTGCACTTATAGGTCTTGTGAAGGATTTAAATGTTATGATTGTTGCAGAGGGAATTGAAACTGAAGCACAATTACTATTCCTAGCTAGTTCTAATGTAAGGATAGGACAGGGTTATATATTTAGTAAACCTATAACAAAGGATGAATTTGAAGAAAAATTATAA
- a CDS encoding DUF2207 domain-containing protein translates to MLRYSFSLFLLLVSLASNIFADSGYVIDNYRVDITIDEKNIYQVSENITVDFKEPRRGIYRVIPEVFNGRDIKVRNVQTNVQTSAKDEGDYIYLRMGNPNLYVTGIKNYLIKFNHDLGWDRESSYDEVYYNLIGNDWDTTIEKLEFTITLPKSFDKSKINFTSGVRGSTNNEGVKWSVTGNTISGYTVQPLGPKESVTIALPLPEGYFDFSAEKSIYYLLKTLLYIVYIAIPAIAFIVWKKFRDEKQVIPTVEFYPPDNLTPTEVGYYIDGVVHSKDLTSLIFYWADKGYLKLNEIKSSGLFSKDDFEIEFLKSGNDISKEFENYMFRALESFKNLDGKVKISSLKNRFYKHMEKASEVLEIDLIMNKKTLYDSKSLRIGDSVRASILLVIVATIIYVNYFNIRDILELGMTVILAGISILVTVGISAKIKKRTEYGREILGRVQGFKRFLETAEKRKLEMLIDENPGYFYNILPYTIVLGVSDVWADKFKDLQVPPPQWYGGNSVGNVFVMTAFMRGINNSMGALNESMLSSPKAPTNFGGGGSSMGGGSSGGGAGGGGGGSW, encoded by the coding sequence ATGTTAAGGTACAGTTTTAGTTTATTTCTACTCTTAGTTTCTTTAGCTAGTAACATATTTGCAGATTCAGGATATGTTATAGATAACTATCGAGTAGATATAACTATAGATGAGAAAAATATATATCAGGTTTCAGAAAATATAACTGTAGATTTTAAAGAGCCACGAAGAGGGATATATAGAGTTATTCCTGAGGTGTTTAATGGTCGAGATATAAAAGTTAGGAATGTTCAGACGAATGTTCAAACTTCAGCTAAAGATGAGGGAGATTACATATATTTGAGAATGGGAAATCCAAATCTTTATGTGACAGGAATAAAAAATTATCTCATCAAATTCAATCATGATTTAGGATGGGATAGAGAGAGCTCATATGATGAGGTTTATTATAATCTAATTGGAAACGATTGGGATACTACTATAGAAAAATTAGAGTTTACGATAACACTTCCAAAATCATTTGATAAAAGTAAAATTAACTTCACTTCAGGTGTTCGTGGTAGTACGAACAATGAAGGCGTAAAATGGAGCGTGACGGGAAATACAATCTCGGGGTATACAGTTCAACCTTTAGGACCGAAAGAGAGTGTAACCATAGCTTTACCGCTTCCAGAGGGATACTTTGATTTTAGTGCAGAGAAAAGTATATACTATCTTTTAAAAACTTTGCTGTATATAGTTTATATAGCTATTCCAGCAATAGCTTTTATAGTTTGGAAGAAGTTTAGAGATGAAAAGCAGGTTATTCCAACTGTGGAGTTTTATCCACCGGATAATCTTACTCCAACAGAGGTAGGATATTATATAGATGGTGTAGTTCATAGCAAAGATTTAACAAGTTTAATTTTCTATTGGGCTGATAAGGGTTATCTAAAATTAAATGAGATAAAAAGCAGTGGACTTTTCTCAAAAGATGATTTCGAAATAGAGTTTTTAAAATCTGGAAATGATATTTCAAAAGAGTTTGAAAACTATATGTTTAGAGCTTTAGAAAGCTTTAAAAATTTAGATGGAAAAGTTAAAATATCAAGTTTGAAAAATAGATTTTATAAGCATATGGAGAAAGCGAGTGAAGTTTTAGAGATTGATTTGATTATGAATAAAAAAACTTTATATGATTCAAAGTCTTTAAGGATTGGGGATAGCGTCAGAGCGTCAATACTTTTAGTTATTGTTGCTACTATTATATATGTTAACTACTTCAATATTAGAGATATATTAGAGTTGGGAATGACAGTGATTCTAGCTGGGATATCAATTCTAGTAACAGTTGGAATCAGTGCGAAGATAAAAAAGAGAACGGAGTATGGTAGAGAGATTTTAGGACGTGTTCAAGGGTTTAAAAGATTCTTAGAAACAGCTGAAAAAAGAAAATTAGAGATGCTTATAGATGAAAATCCTGGATATTTCTACAACATACTTCCCTATACAATAGTTTTAGGTGTGAGTGATGTATGGGCTGATAAATTCAAGGATTTACAAGTTCCACCACCACAGTGGTATGGAGGAAATAGTGTTGGAAATGTATTTGTTATGACAGCGTTCATGAGAGGAATAAATAACTCTATGGGAGCTTTGAATGAAAGTATGTTATCTTCACCGAAGGCACCGACTAACTTTGGAGGGGGAGGTTCATCTATGGGTGGAGGCTCTTCTGGTGGTGGAGCTGGTGGAGGCGGAGGCGGAAGCTGGTAG
- a CDS encoding LemA family protein, translating to MILIVVLVLLALLVAYGVGIYNKLVKERNFVDEAFSTIDAYLKKRYDLIPNLVETVKGYKDYEGGALERIIAARNRYMSATTTEEKIENENMITGALGRLFSITEAYPELKANQNFMKLQDELVKIEEDILQARKYYNGSVRVYNTMCETFPSLIVANNFGFKKYPFFKVENEEERQNVKVQF from the coding sequence ATGATTTTAATAGTTGTTTTAGTGTTACTAGCATTATTAGTAGCTTATGGTGTAGGAATCTACAATAAGCTTGTTAAAGAGAGAAACTTTGTGGATGAGGCGTTTTCAACAATCGATGCGTATTTGAAGAAAAGATATGATCTGATTCCAAACTTAGTTGAGACAGTAAAAGGTTATAAAGATTATGAAGGTGGAGCTTTAGAAAGAATTATAGCAGCTAGAAATAGATATATGAGTGCAACGACAACAGAGGAGAAAATAGAAAATGAAAATATGATTACGGGAGCTTTAGGTAGATTATTCTCTATAACTGAGGCATATCCAGAGTTAAAAGCAAATCAAAACTTTATGAAACTCCAAGATGAACTTGTAAAAATTGAAGAGGATATTCTTCAAGCTAGAAAATATTACAATGGAAGTGTAAGAGTTTATAATACTATGTGTGAGACTTTCCCAAGCTTAATAGTTGCAAATAACTTTGGATTCAAAAAATATCCATTCTTCAAAGTTGAAAATGAAGAGGAAAGACAAAATGTTAAGGTACAGTTTTAG
- the speE gene encoding polyamine aminopropyltransferase, whose product MLDLWFTEKWSENTKFSIKVKEHLYSEETPFQKIDFFTSDEYGRFFTLDGMIMITEKDEFIYHEMIAHVPMCTNLNIKRVLVIGGGDGGTVRELTRYNSIEKIDMVEIDERVVRLSQKYLPFTSDRLEDERVTLIFDDGLKFVEECESEAYDLILVDSTDPISVGEGLFTTEFYKNCFRVLKEDGILVNQHESPYYERYATEMKKAHEKIKNIFPIAKVYQFHQPTYASGHWLFGFASKKYDPVSDCNESAWNALGLETNYYNTDIQRAAFALPNYVKKQLEK is encoded by the coding sequence ATGTTAGATTTATGGTTTACAGAGAAGTGGTCAGAAAATACAAAGTTTTCTATAAAGGTTAAAGAGCATCTATATTCAGAAGAGACACCTTTTCAAAAGATAGATTTCTTTACATCAGATGAGTATGGAAGATTCTTTACATTAGATGGAATGATTATGATAACAGAGAAAGATGAGTTTATATATCACGAGATGATAGCTCACGTTCCTATGTGTACGAATTTAAATATAAAGAGAGTTTTAGTTATCGGTGGAGGAGATGGAGGAACTGTAAGAGAACTTACAAGATACAACTCTATTGAAAAAATCGATATGGTCGAGATTGATGAGAGAGTTGTGAGACTGTCTCAAAAGTATCTACCGTTTACTTCGGATAGATTAGAGGATGAGAGAGTAACTCTTATTTTTGACGATGGATTAAAGTTCGTTGAGGAGTGTGAGAGTGAGGCTTACGATCTTATTTTGGTTGACTCAACAGACCCTATCTCAGTAGGAGAGGGATTGTTTACAACTGAGTTCTACAAGAACTGTTTTAGAGTTTTAAAAGAGGATGGGATTTTAGTAAATCAACACGAATCACCATACTATGAAAGATATGCTACTGAGATGAAAAAAGCTCATGAGAAGATAAAAAATATCTTCCCAATTGCAAAGGTATACCAATTCCATCAACCAACTTACGCTTCGGGGCATTGGCTATTTGGATTTGCTTCTAAAAAGTATGACCCAGTGTCAGATTGTAATGAGAGTGCATGGAACGCTTTAGGATTAGAGACAAACTACTATAACACAGATATCCAAAGAGCGGCATTCGCACTGCCAAACTATGTGAAAAAGCAATTAGAAAAATAA
- the speD gene encoding adenosylmethionine decarboxylase has translation MKLETLGRHILIEFYNCDEEILKDPVLVDKHMNEAARIANATIVESVFHHFNPYGVSGAVIISESHLAIHTWPEYGYAAVDVFTCGDKIDPWTAFKFLEDVFKSDRSESIEVPRGMVDKIRNYSTKELGKITFKPEEE, from the coding sequence TTGAAATTAGAAACACTTGGAAGACACATATTAATTGAATTTTACAACTGTGATGAGGAGATACTAAAGGATCCAGTTCTTGTGGATAAGCACATGAATGAGGCGGCAAGAATAGCTAATGCCACTATAGTAGAGTCAGTATTTCATCACTTTAATCCATATGGAGTATCAGGAGCGGTAATAATATCGGAATCACACCTTGCGATACACACATGGCCAGAGTATGGATATGCAGCAGTAGATGTGTTTACATGTGGGGATAAAATAGATCCATGGACAGCCTTTAAATTCTTAGAGGATGTATTTAAATCAGATAGAAGTGAATCGATAGAGGTACCTAGAGGAATGGTAGATAAAATCAGAAACTATTCGACAAAAGAGTTAGGAAAAATTACCTTCAAACCTGAGGAGGAGTAA
- a CDS encoding helix-turn-helix domain-containing protein, with protein MEIGKKLKRLRQEKYLTQDELASRCELSKGFISQVERDLTSPSIANLGDILEGLGTNLKDFFSDDGEEKIVFDENDAFEVIDSKLKYKVEWIIPNAQKNQMEPILLTIEEGGRYKEEIAHDGQEFGYILEGEINIHLGDKIFKAKKGESFYYSSGKNHYLSNCGKGIAKVLWVSNPPSF; from the coding sequence ATGGAAATCGGAAAAAAATTAAAAAGACTAAGACAGGAGAAATACCTTACTCAGGATGAATTAGCTAGCCGTTGCGAACTTTCAAAAGGTTTTATATCTCAAGTAGAAAGAGACCTTACATCTCCATCTATCGCAAATTTAGGAGATATCCTTGAGGGTCTTGGAACAAATTTAAAAGATTTCTTTAGTGATGACGGTGAAGAAAAAATCGTCTTTGATGAAAATGACGCTTTTGAAGTCATCGATTCAAAATTAAAGTACAAAGTTGAGTGGATTATTCCGAATGCTCAAAAAAATCAGATGGAACCTATTCTTTTAACTATTGAAGAGGGTGGGAGATATAAAGAGGAGATTGCTCACGATGGACAGGAGTTTGGATATATTCTAGAGGGAGAGATAAATATCCATTTAGGCGATAAAATTTTTAAAGCTAAAAAAGGAGAATCTTTTTATTATAGCTCTGGAAAAAACCACTACCTTTCTAACTGTGGAAAAGGAATCGCTAAAGTTCTGTGGGTTTCAAATCCACCATCATTTTAA
- a CDS encoding HTH domain-containing protein, with protein sequence MKININTNHIRICKLLEYTSYKTTDFIAEFLKMDKQNVNLYIKQIYSFTDSEESKPTIQSMINCICKNTTLLGDLKKEQRFTKENRVLYIILILLRDRYINLNSLSSLLEVSRRVIGTDLAFAKEALSIYDLDINSSNAKGISISGSEKNLKLASLSYLYKLFVEFEELPTIITKDYLDFFDEQFHMKLNKDVDTFINEYSFDYFSQNKNLLKAFFIIYGNLADPDEPTIDSLSFNEFKIYFKDFIGNQKLKSCYSFFKISFMGKILLKNLNIFLDTLKFCDGGLYERRNSLSKEINTVKAMVFKNLSLLITKTNFLEKFVNKVSLAHDKSIPLKICDLEFLRFNLPEEDRLKCLQLFFTLRKIYQNIQFSNVIFLYMWSSHEESLSSVKNTLVVFDRIPTFLFPIIKNRFLLKENMNILNFIKADELENYLSNSDINCVITFEKLNSDKEYPFIKAYTLPIL encoded by the coding sequence ATGAAAATAAATATTAATACAAACCACATAAGAATCTGTAAATTATTAGAATATACGTCATACAAAACGACAGATTTTATCGCAGAGTTTTTGAAAATGGATAAACAAAATGTTAATCTTTATATAAAACAAATCTACTCCTTCACAGATTCAGAAGAGTCCAAACCTACAATCCAATCTATGATTAACTGTATTTGTAAAAATACAACTCTTCTAGGTGATTTGAAAAAGGAGCAACGTTTTACAAAAGAGAATAGAGTTCTTTATATAATTTTAATTCTTTTAAGAGATAGATACATAAATTTAAATAGTCTTTCTAGCTTGTTAGAGGTTTCAAGAAGGGTTATCGGAACTGACTTGGCTTTCGCTAAAGAAGCTCTTAGCATCTATGATTTAGATATCAATAGCTCAAATGCGAAGGGGATATCTATTTCGGGAAGTGAAAAAAACTTAAAGCTTGCTAGTTTATCATATCTTTATAAACTATTTGTTGAGTTTGAAGAACTTCCAACTATAATTACAAAAGATTATCTTGATTTTTTTGATGAACAATTTCATATGAAATTGAATAAAGATGTCGATACCTTTATAAATGAGTATAGCTTTGATTATTTTTCACAAAACAAAAATCTTCTAAAAGCTTTCTTTATAATCTATGGTAATTTAGCGGATCCAGATGAACCTACAATAGACTCTTTGAGTTTCAATGAGTTCAAAATATATTTTAAAGATTTTATAGGAAATCAGAAACTGAAATCTTGCTATAGTTTTTTTAAAATCTCTTTTATGGGCAAGATACTTTTAAAAAACTTAAACATATTTTTAGATACTTTAAAATTCTGTGATGGTGGTTTATACGAAAGGAGAAATTCACTTTCAAAAGAGATTAACACTGTAAAAGCGATGGTTTTTAAAAATCTATCTCTACTGATAACAAAAACAAACTTCTTGGAGAAATTTGTCAACAAAGTGAGCTTAGCTCATGACAAAAGTATTCCTTTAAAAATATGTGACTTAGAGTTTTTACGATTCAATCTACCTGAAGAGGATAGATTAAAATGTCTTCAACTTTTCTTTACTCTAAGAAAAATCTATCAAAATATACAATTTTCAAATGTTATCTTTTTATATATGTGGAGTTCCCACGAGGAAAGTTTAAGTAGCGTTAAAAATACACTTGTTGTTTTTGACCGTATTCCAACATTCCTCTTCCCAATTATAAAAAATAGATTTCTTCTAAAAGAAAATATGAATATTTTGAATTTTATAAAAGCAGATGAATTAGAAAACTATCTTTCTAACTCTGATATAAACTGTGTTATAACTTTTGAAAAACTGAATTCCGATAAAGAGTATCCTTTTATCAAAGCGTATACTCTTCCAATTTTATAA
- a CDS encoding MarR family transcriptional regulator yields the protein MCKKMEIKNELKKYHINYTQEEILFTINETPGITLCELTKRMQLSKGSVSLCLKKLEEEKLIQKFGTFDDKRVFKIHPTKIGKDLYSKIKFIKIVKI from the coding sequence ATGTGTAAAAAGATGGAGATTAAAAATGAATTAAAGAAGTATCATATCAATTATACTCAAGAGGAGATACTATTTACGATAAACGAAACTCCAGGAATTACATTATGTGAGTTGACAAAAAGAATGCAGTTATCAAAAGGATCTGTGTCATTATGTTTAAAGAAGTTAGAAGAGGAAAAACTTATACAAAAGTTTGGAACTTTTGATGACAAAAGAGTATTCAAAATTCATCCTACAAAGATAGGAAAAGATTTATACAGTAAAATTAAATTTATAAAAATTGTAAAAATATAA
- a CDS encoding TRAP transporter large permease, which produces MVLTTALIMFSVLIVTLILGFPIAISIGISSILAILPSLAFDNTLITGAQRIFSGISNFTLIAIPFFILAGNIMNQGGIAKKLVAFAQSLTGRVPGSLMQTNILANMMFGAISGSSVAACAAMGGILLPMEEEEGYDPKLGATVNIATAPTGLLIPPSNSLIVYSLVSGGTSVAALFMAGYIPGVLWGLGCMILTFFLAKGRGMKGKSSTKLAVVLATFIDAIPSLALIVIVIGGIIQGIFTPTEGSIVAVVYSLLLSMFFYRSINLKQLVTIFEESAKMTGIIVFLIGVSTIMSWVMAFTGVPQAISNLILGITDNKYIILLLMNVLLLFVGTFMDVTPAILIFTPIFLPIVKTFGMTPVQFGIIIVFNLCIGNITPPVGNTLFVGVKVAKLKMEDVMKEMIKYYAVIIFVLLLVVYIPELSTALPRLMGLIK; this is translated from the coding sequence ATGGTTTTAACAACAGCTCTAATTATGTTTAGTGTTCTGATAGTTACACTAATTTTAGGATTCCCAATAGCTATAAGTATAGGTATCTCATCTATACTTGCTATTTTACCATCACTAGCTTTTGATAATACACTTATTACAGGAGCACAGAGAATATTTTCTGGAATATCTAACTTTACATTGATAGCGATTCCTTTCTTTATCTTAGCTGGAAACATTATGAATCAAGGTGGAATAGCTAAGAAACTAGTTGCGTTTGCACAGTCATTAACTGGAAGAGTTCCAGGATCACTTATGCAAACAAATATACTTGCAAATATGATGTTTGGAGCTATCTCTGGATCTTCAGTTGCAGCTTGTGCTGCTATGGGTGGAATCTTACTACCTATGGAAGAGGAAGAGGGATATGATCCTAAATTAGGTGCTACAGTAAATATAGCTACAGCTCCTACAGGGTTATTAATACCGCCTTCAAACTCACTGATAGTTTACTCTTTAGTAAGTGGAGGAACTTCGGTTGCAGCTCTATTTATGGCTGGATATATTCCAGGTGTTCTATGGGGTCTTGGTTGTATGATTTTAACGTTCTTCTTAGCTAAGGGAAGAGGAATGAAAGGTAAGTCATCAACAAAGCTAGCAGTAGTTTTAGCGACGTTTATAGATGCAATTCCATCATTAGCTTTAATAGTTATTGTTATAGGTGGAATTATTCAAGGTATATTCACTCCTACAGAGGGATCGATAGTTGCAGTTGTATATAGTTTACTGTTATCTATGTTCTTCTATAGAAGTATCAATTTAAAGCAGTTAGTGACTATATTTGAAGAGAGTGCAAAGATGACAGGAATAATTGTTTTCCTAATCGGAGTTTCAACAATTATGTCATGGGTAATGGCTTTCACAGGAGTACCTCAAGCAATCTCTAATCTAATTTTAGGAATTACAGACAATAAATATATAATTCTTCTACTTATGAATGTATTACTTCTATTCGTAGGGACATTTATGGATGTAACTCCAGCAATACTTATATTCACGCCTATATTCCTTCCAATAGTTAAAACGTTTGGAATGACACCAGTTCAATTCGGTATCATAATAGTATTTAACCTTTGTATAGGAAATATAACTCCACCAGTAGGAAATACACTGTTCGTAGGGGTAAAGGTAGCAAAATTAAAGATGGAAGATGTTATGAAAGAGATGATAAAATATTATGCGGTAATAATATTTGTATTACTACTAGTAGTTTATATTCCAGAACTTTCAACTGCATTACCAAGATTAATGGGATTAATAAAATAA
- a CDS encoding TRAP transporter small permease, producing MNNTRKILDRVILGACVALFMFMTVIGTYQISSRYIFRSPSTVSEELISYSFAWMAMLAASYIFGKRDHMRMVFFIDRLTHKTQGLLGVFSEAAIFLFSLGVLVRGGSSITSLTMTQTTPALRISMGYIYAVLPICGLIICMYSLLNIKDILEHLKEEK from the coding sequence ATGAATAATACTAGAAAAATTTTAGATAGAGTTATCTTAGGAGCTTGTGTAGCACTATTTATGTTTATGACAGTGATAGGAACTTATCAAATTTCATCGAGATATATTTTTAGATCACCAAGTACAGTTTCAGAGGAACTTATATCATACTCTTTCGCATGGATGGCGATGCTAGCAGCGTCGTATATCTTTGGAAAAAGAGATCATATGAGAATGGTTTTCTTTATAGATAGATTGACTCACAAAACTCAAGGGTTACTTGGAGTTTTCAGTGAAGCTGCAATATTTCTATTCTCATTAGGAGTTTTAGTAAGAGGAGGGTCTTCAATAACATCTCTTACTATGACTCAAACAACTCCAGCTCTAAGAATATCTATGGGATATATATACGCTGTTCTTCCAATTTGTGGATTGATTATTTGTATGTATTCTCTACTAAATATAAAAGATATCTTAGAACATTTAAAGGAGGAAAAGTAG